A DNA window from Danio aesculapii chromosome 1, fDanAes4.1, whole genome shotgun sequence contains the following coding sequences:
- the LOC130220653 gene encoding gamma-glutamylaminecyclotransferase C-like, protein MKIYLILSVLIINIIIIPAVRMVHVFVYGSLKKGQPNHPELLNSDNGQAEFITCARTVDKYPLVIAGKYNIPFLLNVPGSGHRVYGEIYMVDQKMLEYLDWFEKCPDLYQRTSIQLEILKENEESGGVEEAFVYSTTTYEPDWLQKPTYESYDTNGDHGLKFVPREERKGDLLVDLGLYH, encoded by the exons atgaaaatatacCTTATACTGTCG GTCttaatcatcaacattataaTCATTCCTGCAGTCCGAATGGTTCATGTATTTGTGTACGGCTCGCTAAAGAAAGGCCAGCCAAACCACCCTGAACTCTTGAACTCTGACAATGGTCAAGCTGAGTTCATCACCTGCGCCCGAACCGTAGACAAATACCCGCTGGTGATCGCCGGCAAGTACAACATCCCCTTCCTGCTGAATGTGCCTGGCTCTGGACATCGGGTCTACGGTGAGATCTACATGGTTGATCAGAAGATGCTGGAGTACCTGGACTGGTTTGAGAAATGTCCAGATCTCTACCAGCGCACCTCCATCCAGCTGGAGATCCTGAAGGAGAATGAAGAGTCTGGAGGAGTTGAGGAGGCTTTTGTTTACAGCACTACTACATATGAGCCTGATTGGCTCCAAAAGCCCACATATGAGAGTTATGATACCAACGGTGATCATGGACTGAAATTTGTGCCTCGAGAGGAGAGGAAAGGTGATTTACTTGTAGATCTGGGTCTATACCATTAA